Proteins encoded by one window of Mercenaria mercenaria strain notata chromosome 4, MADL_Memer_1, whole genome shotgun sequence:
- the LOC123550849 gene encoding uncharacterized protein LOC123550849: MMAAPKKEKKLKLFDKLKRRGRKSDEHTEVGTRIKDYKTHAAWEYMRLQHVKNWNDYATNLAPSGATSKPEFETNETLNGKVSLWYGDITRLQIDAIVNSASPDLIHFGEVGVAVHTAAGSELSEKCAAIGLCPVGEAKLTKGYKLPARYVIHAVAPRGTHDEKLKSCYINSLKIAKHNKIRSIAFPCIATLFCGYDVRRATSIAVSTVREWLLERDNMKWIDRIIFSVITNTNRMVYEQTLLHYFPVDQPETVPFEISQDPYALSLYEKAIKEGKERDSVIRVNIVGNFGQGKTTLKRRLVGQSVDDIESTNSIDVNRYKFTRTSNGQITCTFEKEDDSHEIVNRIVEVARKTELESSLEQQQQQQQQQQQHQQHDEHDTSVRFDEVDARFIPVKDFADDTSVKHESDNNQGTLHTVLYSRTSRQSIEQRDASPKRVLSQKELISFSKELRISDDERSKSKVILDIWDFGGQYVFYATHTMFHSRQAIYLLVFDLTVNLNDVIKDEEFPGETRDKDMEYFARFWMNSIHSFVGNEDGSLPPVILVGTHKDMLKIDDPAAKVEYCDTFFDKVRQLFEDTNVIRHIQESDFAVGSTGPTDDAVAKLLEEILRIGDERSKLVEIPAKWLPLEMALKEKRSMKKIITFEKVMQINAENEFPLSDENQVKLFLRYHHTKGTLFYFDEVPISNYVVLDPQYLIDAFKCIITSERFCKRKSSIRSSWNKLIREGKLEEILIDKVWSTDTQYNFMEYKDILLEFLKKHHIISEAMQFDEDTGESKGLGWYVVPSLLKDHSTTTDVSDFMSERKQTEIRLVMLFEESSLLHIVYSRLIAALLGKWSVIHLPADQQKHLLFENLGMFRLNVDHVGIVEVRGNNIELLVLSLCPSKDIDCVIADQFRRYCEAVVVHEFGLLRNNSENVKKPFRQAFRCNHETHGMNGSEVVENISVLKGTEVIPCPDLMKHEICSEKAVFEWFLKDQVTASHQNKELSEKELSKVAQAVGKNWQLLGIELGLTQVQVDQVSANNDTMVRKIYDMLKTWKSQNRGHSTMSMLVQALKNIESLTVNWDEIRNICDNND; the protein is encoded by the exons ATGATGGCAGCACCAAAGAAGGAAAAGAAGTTGAAGCTGTTTGACAAATTGAAAAGAAGAGGAAGGAAAAGCGATG AGCATACGGAAGTGGGTACCCGCATTAAAGACTACAAGACACATGCCGCCTGGGAATATATGAGATTACAACATGTGAAAAATTGGAATGATTATGCGACAAATTTGGCACCTTCAG gtGCAACGTCAAAGCCAGAGTTTGAAACTAATGAAACTTTGAATGGAAAGGTATCGCTTTGGTATGGAGATATAACCAGGCTACAGATTGACGCAATTGTTAATTCTGCGAGCCCAGACCTTATACACTTTGGAGAAG ttgGTGTCGCTGTGCATACTGCAGCTGGTTCAGAATTGTCTGAAAAATGTGCTGCTATAGGACTTTGTCCTGTTGGAGAGGCAAAGCTTACAAAAG gcTACAAGCTACCAGCGAGGT ATGTAATCCATGCAGTTGCGCCACGTGGAACACATGATGAAAAACTCAAAAGCTGCTACATTAATAGCCTGAAAATAGCAAAACACAACAAGATTAGGAGTATA GCCTTTCCGTGCATAGCAACATTATTTTGTG GTTATGATGTGAGGAGAGCAACTTCAATAGCTGTATCAACTGTAAGAGAGTGGCTCTTGGAAAGAGATAATATGAAATGG ATTGACAGAATAATATTCTCTGTAATAACCAACACGAACAGAATGGTCTACGAGCAAACTCTTTTGCATTACTTCCCTGTTGATCAGCCGGAAACTG TGCCATTTGAAATAAGTCAAGATCCATACGCATTATCtctttatgaaaaggctatcaaAGAGGGAAAAGAGAGAGATAGCGTAATTCGTGTGAATATAGTAGGAAACTTCGGCCAAGGTAAAACAACGTTGAAAAGACGACTGGTTGGTCAGAGCGTTGACGACATAGAGAGCACAAATAGCATTGATGTTAATCGGTATAAATTCACACGGACGAGCAACGGGCAGATCACTTGTACGTTTGAAAAGGAAGATGACAGTCATGAAATTGTAAATCGTATTGTAGAAGTTGCACGCAAAACAGAGCTGGAAAGTAGCTTagaacagcagcagcagcagcaacaacagcagcagcagcatcagcaGCACGATGAGCATGATACAAGCGTAAGGTTTGATGAGGTTGATGCAAGATTTATACCAGTCAAAGATTTCGCTGATGACACATCTGTTAAACATGAATCAGACAACAATCAAGGCACACTACATACTGTACTGTACAGTCGTACTTCAAGACAGTCGATCGAACAAAGAGATGCCAGTCCTAAAAGGGTTCTCTCTCAGAAAGAGCTGATTTCGTTTTCGAAAGAGCTTAGAATATCAGACGATGAAAGAAGTAAATCAAAGGTCATTTTGGATATTTGGGACTTCGGCGGACAGTATGTGTTCTATGCAACTCATACCATGTTTCATAGCAGGCAGGCTATATATCTGcttgtctttgatttgactgtTAATCTTAACGACGTAATTAAAGACGAGGAGTTCCCTGGAGAAACTCGTGATAAAGATATGGAATACTTTGCAAGATTTTGGATGAACTCAATCCATTCGTTTGTTGGAAATGAAGATGGTTCTTTGCCTCCTGTAATATTAGTAGGCACGCACAAGGATATGTTGAAAATAGATGATCCAGCTGCAAAAGTTGAATATTGTGACACATTTTTTGACAAAGTGCGACAACTGTTTGAAGATACGAATGTAATTCGACATATTCAAGAAAGTGACTTTGCAGTTGGTAGCACAGGTCCTACTGATGACGCTGTTGCTAAATTACTTGAGGAAATCCTACGTATAGGTGATGAACGTTCAAAATTGGTTGAAATACCTGCCAAGTGGTTACCTTTAGAAATGGCGTTGAAAGAGAAAAGAAGTATGAAGAAAATTATAACCTTTGAAAAGGTAATGCAGATCAATGCTGAAAATGAATTCCCGTTGTCGGATGAAAATCAGGTAAAGTTATTTTTGCGATACCACCACACCAAGGGGACTTTATTTTACTTTGATGAAGTGCCAATTTCCAACTACGTTGTCCTGGATCCTCAATATCTAATTGATGCATTCAAGTGTATAATTACATCGGAAAGGTTTTGCAAAAGGAAATCTTCTATTCGCAGTTCTTGGAACAAGCTAATCCGCGAAGGCAAGCTAGAGGAAATCTTAATAGATAAGGTATGGAGTACGGATACTCAGTACAATTTTATGGAATATAAAGATATTCTGCTAGAGTTTCTGAAAAAGCATCATATTATATCTGAAGCTAtgcagtttgatgaagatacaggAGAAAGCAAAGGCCTTGGTTGGTATGTTGTGCCGAGTTTGTTAAAAGATCATAGCACGACGACTGACGTATCTGATTTTATGTCTGAGAGAAAGCAAACAGAAATTCGGTTGGTGATGTTGTTTGAGGAGTCATCTCTTTTGCATATTGTGTATAGTCGTTTAATAGCCGCTCTCTTAGGAAAATGGTCGGTTATACACCTGCCAGCGGACCAACAGAAACACCTCCTATTTGAAAATCTTGGTATGTTTAGATTAAATGTAGATCATGTAGGAATAGTTGAAGTTAGGGGCAACAACATAGAATTGCTAGTACTTAGTCTTTGTCCGTCTAAAGATATAGATTGTGTCATAGCGGACCAATTTCGCCGTTATTGTGAAGCAGTTGTTGTGCATGAATTTGGACTTCTGCGGAACAACTCGGAAAATGTAAAGAAGCCATTTAGACAAGCATTTAGATGTAACCACGAAACGCATGGCATGAATGGTAGTGaggttgttgaaaatatttctgtgttaAAAGGAACTGAAGTTATACCGTGTCCAGATTTAATGAAACACGAAATATGTTCGGAAAAAGCAGTCTTTGAATGGTTCTTGAAGGATCAAGTAACTGCTTCTCATCAAAATAAAGAGTTATCTGAAAAAGAGTTGAGTAAGGTTGCCCAAGCAGTGGGAAAAAATTGGCAATTATTAGGCATTGAACTTGGTTTAACACAGGTGCAAGTTGACCAAGTTTCTGCAAACAATGATACCATGGTAAGAAAGATATATGACATGTTGAAGACATGGAAAAGTCAGAATAGAGGCCACTCAACCATGAGTATGCTTGTACAGGCGTTAAAAAACATTGAATCTTTGACAGTTAATTGGGATGAAATAAGAAACATCTGTGATAACAatgactaa